GCCGGATTGTGGCTAGCCGTAATCACCAGGGCTCCCAGTGCTTTTTGCTCAAAGGCTGCCCAGCTAAATGCGGGTGTGGGTGCATAACCATTGGCAAGCAACACATCAAACCCTGCCTGTGAGACGGCATCAGCTACACTTTGGGCAAACTCTGGCGACAGAAACCGCCGATCGTAACCGACAATAATTAAATTAGGCTGTGCTGATTGATCGCCAAAGGTCTCGGCCATGACTTGAGCGGCAACGGGAGCCACCAGGGCGAGGCGATCGAAGGTAAATTCAGCGGCGATCACGCCACGCCAACCATCAGTGCCAAAGCGGATCGGTGGGGTTAGGGTTTGTTCTTCAGGCATATTTTCAGGGGTGGGGGTTAGCTAAAGTTGCGATCGATGGCGAGAGTTTTTAATCAGTTGATTTGCGGCCTAATTCTGAATCAATCAAGGGCTGGCAAGAAGTCCAAATTTTGAACAGCAATATGATTTCGGTCGATATTTGATGATGGGCGCAAGAAGTTGTAATCAGTCTAATATCAACTCCGGATCAACAGGACTAATATTAATACCAATTCAAGCAAACAATGGTGATGGCAAACAACTAAAGAATTGAGGTATTGCTGAACAAGTAAGGACTGGGGAAATAGTTAAATATCTACAACCCAGACAAGCTCGGCTACGAATTTTAAATTGATTGTCAATTATCCTTACTACTGCATAACTATCAGAACTGAGGGGGCGATCGCCATTAAGTCTGGATCAGGATGTGGCGTTATGAATCATGGCCTGAGGCAATTATTTGGATCGATTGAAATCAAAAGAAATAAAAATTACCACAAGTGGTATCCCCGCCATAGCGCTTAGATCAAGCCACAGCAAGACATTTTGCCTGAACCGCGATCGTGGGTATATTAAAATTAGCTAAGGTATTAATATTATTTAGTTGCTCAAACCACCATGTCAGCAAAAATACTGCGCGGTCACTACAAAATCCTAAAGCCCCTGGGCAGTGGTGGTTTTGGTAAAACTTTCTTAGCCGCAGATACTGACCTACCTGGCAATCCCACCTGTGTGGTCAAAATGCTCAAACCGATGACGGGTGAGCCAGTGGTGATCAAAACGGCGCAGCGATTATTTAATAAAGAAGCAGAAATCCTTTATAAGCTTGGTAATCATGATCAGATTCCGCGTCTGATGGCTCACTTCGAGCAAAGTAATCGATTTTTTCTGGTGCAAGAGTATGTGGAGGGTAAAGGCTTAAATCGGCTACTTACGCCCGGTCGGCAATTTCCCCAGAAAGTGGTTTTAGACTTACTCCAAGATCTTTTGCAAGTGCTGGATTTTGTGCATGGACAACAGGTGATCCACCGTGACATTAAGCCAGCGAATTTGATTATGCGTGATAGCGATCGCAAAATTGTGCTGATCGACTTTGGCGCAGTTAAGGAGATGAGTGGCCTGACGATGATGGATTCGGGCAAAACTAATATCACCATCACGATCGGTACGCCGGGATACATGCCCTCGGAGCAATTGGCAGGTAAACCACGCTATTGCAGCGATCTCTATGCTTTGGGAATGGTGGCGTTGCAAGCCCTGACCGGATGCGATCCAGGGGAGTTGCCCGAAGATGCTAAGACGGCTGAGATCAAATGGCGCGATCGCCTTGGCGAAAACTACTGCCATCCCATGCTGGCGGCAATTCTGGATAAAATGGTGCGCTATGACTTTCGCAATCGCTATCAATCGGCCGCAGAAATTTTAGTTTCCCTCGATGAAATTCAAAATAATGTGCTGGCTAGCAAGTCCTTTGGAGCTGAAGCCAATATTGCCGAAGACCTAGCAGAAGGGGAAACCATTGTTACTGGCAATCAGGGCTTGGTTGGCAATACTGGTAGCTCCCCAGCGGGGCAAGATCATGAAGCCACAGTTGTGCATAATTCCACTGCCAAGCAATATTCCAGGACAACTCAGGCCAATCCCAGCGTGCCGACTCAGACCAATCACCCTAGTCAATCATCACCTCGCCGCGTTGCCACCACGATTTACACCAATCGAAAATCAGTTAGCAGAGCAAAGTCTAAGCCAAAAAAATCTGCCAACCTGCTGGGCTGGGGCATGGGTGCGTTTGCTTTAGTGGGTCTTGGTGGTTTGGGGACATTTTGGTTAATGCGATCGCCCGAACCAATTTTGCAATCAAGCGTGCAACCTAATCCCCCCTCTACCGCTACTACTGAGACAACGCCAACCGCACCAGCCCAAACTGCGCCCGTAAGCACTACCACCCCGCCCCCTGCTGCAAATAATCCCAGCAAGCCAGAGCCAGCCACCACACCCCAACCCACTACTCAACCACAACAACCTATCCAGGTCACAGTTCAGGAAACGAATAATCCGCCTGCGGCTCCAGTTCAATCAGCGCCTGCACCAATCCAGACAACTGCGCCTGTGACTGCTCCACCACAACCGACTCAACCACAGCAGGTAGCCGCCACCACGCCTCAACAACCTCAGCCAAGTCAACAATCGGCAAACCCCTTACTGACTGTGAATATCAATGTACTTGGCCCACCGCAAATTGAATCGATGGTTGCTTCCTTTGGTCCCCAGAAGGCGGTTGAGTTCATAGAGCAGGCGATCGATCAAAATCCCAATAGTTGGAAACTATATATGGCAAAGGGCAAGTTCCTGAGTCAGTTAGGCAGACATGCAGAGGCCAAAGCAGCGCAAGATAAAGCAATTTCTCTTGGTGCACCTCCGGTTCCTACTCGCCCAGGAAGTCGTTAACCTCGATCGAGTTTACCGGCACTGAAGATTAATTGCCTGTTCTTGATGATTAATTAATTAGCTGGTCAGGGCTTGTCCCGATCGCAATTGCTTATTATCGACTTATCGACATAATTAAGGCTTGGTCGATCGACATCTGGATCTTGATCGCAGCGCTTGGCTTGTGTTTTATGGACAAGGACTTAATAATCACACGCCTGGATTATGGTTCAATGGTCGAGCTAGCTAGATCACAATTGTGATTAATATTTTTACTGGCGATCGCAAGTCATCCATTCTCATTTTTTATGTCTATAGAAAATCCTAATCCTAATCTTCGCGTTGATGGCCGCAGCCATGACCAACTCCGGCCAGTGGAATTCCAATTGGGGTTTGTGGAAACGCCCGCCGGATCGGTACTGGCAAAATTTGGTAAAACCCACTTGCTTTGTACCGTCTCGATCGAACCAGGTGTGCCCAGATTCTTGACTGACAGTGGCCAAGGTTGGCTGACCGCAGAATATCGCTTGATGCCCGGTTCCACCAGTCCGCGTCATGGTCGAGAACTAATGAAGCTATCGGGGCGCACCCAGGAAATTCAACGTTTGATCGGACGCAGTTTACGGGCAGCAATGGATCTAACTAAAATTCCTGACTACACAATCACGGTGGATGTGGATGTGTTACAAGCAGACGCTGGCACTCGCACTGGCGGCATCACAGCGGGGTATGTGGCGCTCAAAGCAGCGATCGATAAGCTGATCCAACAGGGCACGATCGCCAACTCACCAATCAAACAAGCGATCGCGGCGGTTTCGGTTGGCATCGTTGCTGGTCAACCCTACCTGGATTTGAACTATCCAGAAGATTCAACCGCTGAGGTGGATTTGAATGTGGTGATGTCTGGTGGGATGCAAATTATCGAATTGCAGGGTACTGCTGAGGCAGGTGACTTTAGCCGCACCCAGCTAAATCAAATGCTGGATCTGGCTGAAAAAGGGATCGGTCAGTTGTTGCCAGCCCAGGTAAATGCTTTTGTTTAATTGGCAATCACATCCAGCCACCGCGAATGATAATATGCAAAATAGCTGCTAGTCCATTTTGCTGGTTTTGCTAAGGTATTATTGCCAACCCTAATTCCAGGGGCAAATTATTAGCACCATGCCCAATAATTGTAATTACCAGTTTTGACATGAAATATAGTTACTCATGGTTACTGCAATATCAGACACATTTTTAGGATGCATGGAAAAGCAGGGGAAGGGCAGAAAAGGATCGCTTCCCCAGTGATTGTAAAGTGATTGTAATTAGTAATTAATGCGTAAAACTAGCTAATAGGCGACGAATAGCCAGTAATTGGTTGCGTTGTGGCGTACTTTTGATGAAGGAGGAATACTTTGAAAGGAATTTTAATTAGCTTTGGGATTACGGCGATCGCAGTCTTGGTTTTGATCTTAGTGCAGTTGAATGATGGTAGAACTGCCGCGATCGCAGCAGAGCCAGCCAAGGCTGATAACATAGGAGTTGTTTCCGAAGTTGCGGAAGCTGCTGAAAATATTTCTAGTGATATCAATATGATTGCTGCAGACGAAGGATCTGATAACCCCAAAATTGTAACCACTGAGTCTGGTCTTAAGTATCGTGAACTTAAGGTTGGCGGCGGTGCACAGCCCAAAGAAGGGCAAACCGTAGTAGTACATTACATTGGCACCCTGGAAGATGGCACCAAGTTCGATAGCTCCCGCGATCGTAACTTCCCCTTTAAGTTCAAGCTTGGTAAAGGTGAAGTAATCAAAGGCTGGGATGAAGGCTTGGCTAGTATGCGCGTAGGCGGTCGCCGTGAATTGATCATCCCACCGGAGTTGGGCTATGGCTCTCGCGGTGCTGGTGGTGTGATTCCTCCTAATGCCACCCTCATTTTTGACGTTGAGCTGTTACGTGTTTCTTAGGGCTAATGCTGATTGCTCCGATTAGGCAAATTCAGCGATCGGCTTAATTAATTAAGCAAGCAAAGTCAGTCACTTAAGCATTTTAGTGGCTGATTATTTTTCTTTTTAGTTTAATCAAATTAGTTTAATCAAAAATATTTAGCTTCATCAAAAACAACTGCTAGCTACTCAAAGGCTTGATATAACGAGCCACACCAGCACCGATCGCCCCAAGTTCCGTTAAATAGGCGATCGTTTCTTCCGATAAACCAGTACAGAGGTTGAAATGGGCATTGTTTAGTTTAACTGCACTAAAGATCGCCCCGGTGGCATCCACTAATTCAAAGTTAAGGTTACTGAGGCTGGCAGCATGGAAGTTCGCCCCCTTTAAGCAGGCTTGTCCTAAAACCACCCCTTCCAGGCTACTATCGCGGAAATCCGCACCCCACAATTCTGCCTTGGATAGATCCGATCTACTAATTTTTGCCCCCTGAAACTTCGCCACCCTCAATATGGCTTGAATAAAACTAGAATCAGAAATCTCTGCACTATTCAGGTTGGCACCGCGCAAATTAGCATGTTCCAGATTAGTTTGATTTAGCTTTGCTTCGCTGAGATCTGCACCTCTGAGATTGGCGTGGGAAAGGATCGCCTCACTGAGATCGGCCTTGCTCAAATTACTACCCTTGAGGTGGGCATAGCTGAGGTCCGTGCCGCGCAGTTTGGCTCCCCACAAATTAATGCCACTTAAGTTAACCTCACTGAGGTCTGCGCCATTGAGATCCGCACCCCAAATATTTACCTGATCTAGATTGGCTTTAGCTAGGCAGGCTTGGGAAAGGTTGGCTCCGGCTAGGTCTGCACCAGTTAAATCCGCACCACTTAAGTCGGCCTGATAGAGCTGAGCACCACTAAACCGACCACCAATCAATTTTGCATTGGTAAACTTCGCGCCATGTAAGCTAGCAAAACTAAAGGTGGTTTCATCCAGCAGAATCGCATTACTAAAGTTAGCGCCATTTAAATTAGAGCCCTTG
The sequence above is a segment of the Pseudanabaena sp. PCC 7367 genome. Coding sequences within it:
- a CDS encoding serine/threonine-protein kinase, whose protein sequence is MSAKILRGHYKILKPLGSGGFGKTFLAADTDLPGNPTCVVKMLKPMTGEPVVIKTAQRLFNKEAEILYKLGNHDQIPRLMAHFEQSNRFFLVQEYVEGKGLNRLLTPGRQFPQKVVLDLLQDLLQVLDFVHGQQVIHRDIKPANLIMRDSDRKIVLIDFGAVKEMSGLTMMDSGKTNITITIGTPGYMPSEQLAGKPRYCSDLYALGMVALQALTGCDPGELPEDAKTAEIKWRDRLGENYCHPMLAAILDKMVRYDFRNRYQSAAEILVSLDEIQNNVLASKSFGAEANIAEDLAEGETIVTGNQGLVGNTGSSPAGQDHEATVVHNSTAKQYSRTTQANPSVPTQTNHPSQSSPRRVATTIYTNRKSVSRAKSKPKKSANLLGWGMGAFALVGLGGLGTFWLMRSPEPILQSSVQPNPPSTATTETTPTAPAQTAPVSTTTPPPAANNPSKPEPATTPQPTTQPQQPIQVTVQETNNPPAAPVQSAPAPIQTTAPVTAPPQPTQPQQVAATTPQQPQPSQQSANPLLTVNINVLGPPQIESMVASFGPQKAVEFIEQAIDQNPNSWKLYMAKGKFLSQLGRHAEAKAAQDKAISLGAPPVPTRPGSR
- the rph gene encoding ribonuclease PH — its product is MSIENPNPNLRVDGRSHDQLRPVEFQLGFVETPAGSVLAKFGKTHLLCTVSIEPGVPRFLTDSGQGWLTAEYRLMPGSTSPRHGRELMKLSGRTQEIQRLIGRSLRAAMDLTKIPDYTITVDVDVLQADAGTRTGGITAGYVALKAAIDKLIQQGTIANSPIKQAIAAVSVGIVAGQPYLDLNYPEDSTAEVDLNVVMSGGMQIIELQGTAEAGDFSRTQLNQMLDLAEKGIGQLLPAQVNAFV
- a CDS encoding pentapeptide repeat-containing protein, whose translation is MSIAQAVMDEAIASDAQEATDSQKAQLKADNLLKLYAAGERFFADAELSGIDLSGQDLTGAIFKGSNLNGANFSNAILLDETTFSFASLHGAKFTNAKLIGGRFSGAQLYQADLSGADLTGADLAGANLSQACLAKANLDQVNIWGADLNGADLSEVNLSGINLWGAKLRGTDLSYAHLKGSNLSKADLSEAILSHANLRGADLSEAKLNQTNLEHANLRGANLNSAEISDSSFIQAILRVAKFQGAKISRSDLSKAELWGADFRDSSLEGVVLGQACLKGANFHAASLSNLNFELVDATGAIFSAVKLNNAHFNLCTGLSEETIAYLTELGAIGAGVARYIKPLSS
- a CDS encoding FKBP-type peptidyl-prolyl cis-trans isomerase; translation: MKGILISFGITAIAVLVLILVQLNDGRTAAIAAEPAKADNIGVVSEVAEAAENISSDINMIAADEGSDNPKIVTTESGLKYRELKVGGGAQPKEGQTVVVHYIGTLEDGTKFDSSRDRNFPFKFKLGKGEVIKGWDEGLASMRVGGRRELIIPPELGYGSRGAGGVIPPNATLIFDVELLRVS